Proteins co-encoded in one Hyla sarda isolate aHylSar1 chromosome 4, aHylSar1.hap1, whole genome shotgun sequence genomic window:
- the PSMB6 gene encoding proteasome subunit beta type-6 yields the protein MAAVKMLIPGAVTGGEPAELDWMSREVTTGTTIMAVEFDGGVVLGADSRTTTGAYIANRVTDKLTPVHDRIYCCRSGSAADTQAIADAVSYQLGFHSIELGTLPLVHTAASLFKEMCYKYREELMAGIIVAGWDQRKGGQVYTVPMGGMMVHQPFSIGGSGSSYIYGFVDSTYKTGMTKEECLKFTANALALAMERDGSSGGVIRLAAITESGVERQVILGNELPRFPVS from the exons ATGGCGGCGGTGAAGATGCTGATTCCCGGAGCAGTGACAGGCGGGGAGCCCGCGGAGCTGGACTGGATGAGCCGGGAAGTCACCACCGGG ACGACCATCATGGCGGTGGAGTTCGATGGCGGTGTGGTTCTCGGTGCCGATTCCAGGACAACCACCGG GGCGTACATCGCTAACAGAGTCACCGACAAGCTGACCCCCGTACATGACCGCATCTACTGCTGCCGCTCTGGCAGTGCCGCGGACACTCAGGCCATCGCTGACGCCGTCTCCTACCAGCTGGGCTTCCACAG CATTGAGCTGGGCACCCTGCCCCTCGTCCACACAGCGGCCAGTCTCTTCAAGGAGATGTGCTACAAGTATCGGGAGGAGCTGATGGCCGGCATCATTGTAGCCGGATGGGACCAGAGGAAAGGGGGGCAG GTGTACACGGTGcccatgggggggatgatggtgCACCAGCCGTTCTCCATCGGTGGCTCCGGCAGCTCCTACATCTACGGTTTCGTGGATTCTACGTACAAAACGGGGATGACAAAGGAGGAGTGTCTGAAATTCACCGCAAACG CTCTGGCTCTGGCGATGGAGCGGGATGGGTCCAGCGGGGGCGTCATTCGTCTGGCCGCCATCACAGAATCGGGTGTGGAGCGTCAGGTGATCCTGGGGAACGAGTTGCCGCGGTTCCCTGTGTCGTGA